A genome region from Lucilia cuprina isolate Lc7/37 chromosome 3, ASM2204524v1, whole genome shotgun sequence includes the following:
- the LOC111681444 gene encoding rho GTPase-activating protein 190 isoform X1, with protein MLKTTKMKQFNVSVIGLSGTEKDRGQVGVGKSCLCNRFIRPMADDYFIDHISVLSQSDFSGRIVNNDHFLYWGDVHKTTDEGTEYTFHVIEQTEFMDDSTFQPFKVGKMEPYIKRCTATKVFSAEKLMYICKNQLGIEKEYEQKIMPEGRLVIDGFVVVFDVSPVPNRNIEKQVEFVQNAITLILKNKKPLVLVTTKNDDSSELYIREAEKICQRKEYKGMVQLIETSAHESINTDLAFLVLAQMIEKVKNRIKIIPYHEAARSRKELLESRSEAVTRLIRNQITDYHILWSQGSKMLAQFREWTEFLNIFGHDAGQKLFRRHMKKLRDDHMNKKLHQYLDKFARTLEYMLPDINAISASDDDVWECAKGYIRNHLEFDQYFFECPQASWQELVDMDETEDEHRIPFDILETSEAETVFRNFLNSVQQDKKKIGWKQQFKMLLEESGFVTPGKQLSEVRVLFMGRECFEALSEHDCQQIYDIHQDEIIEKSKQNFVELLLEHAQFFQQFKNVDIITQEDVRQITDVLQDDSRYKILDRLDQERRVILFQHLGFMHCPIRDHCPFYHSCVDNFVEEILADKSGGNLKTLGGGVGGGVNWKNQSTDKTLNLLIVGSEHLASDLLNDIRMCTGSKGEYIYENQTYYLNYRIANGDMEAFKAIDVYSSGLICVYSNQQSFETLKDNLERTLLCNLELEDKFENLPIVLVYQPQDLKENEVDYLRNEGLRLAEMLHCDFIDHQQNHQKYVYDILNIVIDSLRVTEMKSLESFPPNQTDLRILVCMFCGDQYDIENIISPLTTESTFCKAAEHSIVVDVFIGDSKKRVEFIISSYHGINQYRDELIHGFIFVYSAKRRSSLANLNVLVSQNSNIPLQIVAITESGGANAFFSSEICQFLITEGNSLADRYKASFMTFSADQYVKFAFYSPFLKNAWDNKYEVENLHVEESITLDSGEGTLENSVNQLPRPPPRHESYMLSSTLGTDGSGSENYEMLPTRSLNSLNEERDISLDEIYEESNEKPKMLHQRFQIFPPPTTPPEPAPPDHQLITCSYKSQFVSASESSLEEITSDVSGSKDSLATHDAEWLDDKTDVRRNANKNSIWNNFGGSTHAYTTGRRHIDSNLNKIRPKGPSQTLKQPGKLNLKNFQLVSDAVAKMNFGGETYLPCDDKDPKRYTQFDHSQLDGDEDDSEELAEYEQIYENEDCTESDSCASSTERKARQQNAYYKQINKKPPANKKTKKKKVAIPVQTPRVPMFGSYVSPPEIPLHYQRMVGTEKKKIGEPPSINDIIKTDKSPEYTMVPEAPALFASDNLSEFNMNAKCLKEYEKTEKRRLKEESARLRKQQEKEKEQEKKLKRKLKQNSKGFPDTESQFDKLMISDKVEIPIFLIKCIEYIEKEGLDSEGIYRVPGSRAHVDLLFQKFEEDTNTVIELLDIPVNAVATALKDFFSKRLPALFSKDIIKELEEVAVFVLGSRGIGSKMNVEVKTDRSCRLMALKTLLEKLPPVNFAILKYIFQHFVHVSDNSKLNSMDSKNLAICWWPTLIPIDFTDMGHFEQLRPYLEDIVQTMIDQYPYLFCGEDAFVMV; from the exons ATGTTGAAAACG ACAAAAATGAAGCAGTTTAATGTATCGGTCATCGGCTTGTCCGGGACTGAAAAGGATAGAGGTCAAGTAGGCGTTGGTAAATCATGCTTATGCAATCGATTTATAAGGCCTATGGCTGATGATTATTTCATAGATCACATATCAGTGTTAAGTCAG agTGATTTTAGCGGTAGAATTGTGAATAATGATCATTTTCTCTATTGGGGTGATGTACACAAAACAACCGACGAGGGAACGGAATATACATTTCATGTAATCGAGCAAACAGAGTTTATGGATGACTCTACATTTCAGCCATTCAAAGTTGGCAAAATGGAACCTTATATAAAGAGATGTACAGCGACAAAAGTGTTTTCAGCCGAAAAGCTCATGTACATTTGTAAAAATCAATTGGGCATCGAAAAAgaatatgaacaaaaaataatgccGGAAGGACGTTTGGTTATCgatggttttgttgttgtattcgaCGTGAGCCCTGTGCCAAATAGAAATATTGAGAAGCAAGTAGAGTTTGTTCAAAATGCcattactttaatattaaagaataaGAAGCCCCTGGTACTGGTGACAACAAAAAATGACGATTCAAGTGAATTGTACATAAGAGAAGCCGAAAAGATTTGCCAACGTAAGGAATACAAAGGAATGGTGCAATTGATTGAAACATCCGCACATGAATCCATAAATACTGACTTGGCGTTTTTGGTATTGGCGCAAATGATTGAGAAAGTAAAAAATCGCATCAAAATTATACCATATCATGAGGCTGCCCGATCACGAAAGGAATTGCTAGAAAGCCGCTCAGAAGCCGTGACTCGACTTATACGTAATCAAATTACCGATTATCATATACTTTGGTCACAAGGCTCAAAAATGCTTGCTCAATTTAGAGAGTGGACGGAGTTTCTCAATATTTTTGGTCACGACGCTGGACAGAAGCTATTTAGACGTCATATGAAGAAATTGAGAGACGATCATATGAATAAGAAATTACATCAATATTTGGATAAGTTCGCTCGTACACTCGAATACATGTTGCCGGACATAAATGCCATATCAGCAAGTGATGACGATGTCTGGGAATGTGCCAAGGGTTATATACGAAATCATTTAGAATTTGATCAATATTTCTTCGAATGTCCCCAGGCGTCTTGGCAAGAACTGGTTGATATGGATGAAACAGAAGATGAACATCGTATACCGTTTGATATTTTGGAAACATCTGAAGCCGAGACAGTATTTAGGAACTTTTTAAATTCAGTTCAGcaagataaaaagaaaatcgG CTggaaacaacaatttaaaatgttgttggaGGAATCTGGATTTGTTACACCTGGTAAACAACTGTCAGAAGTACGTGTTCTTTTTATGGGACGCGAATGTTTTGAGGCTTTGTCTGAGCATGACTGCCAGCAAATTTATGATATTCACCAGGATGAAATtatcgaaaaaagtaaacagaACTTTGTGGAACTACTCTTAGAACATGCTCAATTTTTTCagcaatttaaaaatgttgatattaTAACGCAAGAAGACGTAAGGCAAATTACAGATGTGTTACAAGATGACTCGAG ATATAAGATATTAGATCGCTTGGATCAGGAGAGAAGAGTTATTTTGTTTCAGCATCTCGGCTTTATGCATTGTCCCATACGCGACCATTGCCCGTTTTACCATAGTTGTGTTGATAATTTTGTGGAGGAAATACTAGCTGACAAATCAGGTGGAAATCTTAAAACGTTGGGTGGTGGTGTCGGCGGTGGCGTCAACTGGAAGAATCAAAGTACTGATAAAACCCTTAATTTGCTCATTGTGGGCTCTGAACACTTAGCCAGTGATTTGCTCAATGATATACGCATGTGTACAGGCTCTAAGGGTGAATACATCTATGAAAATCAGACTTATTATCTTAACTATCGCATTGCTAATGGCGATATGGAAGCCTTTAAGGCCATAGATGTTTATTCAAGTG GACTAATTTGTGTTTATTCAAATCAACAGTCATTCGAAACACTTAAGGATAATTTAGAACGAACATTGCTTTGTAATTTAGAGTTGGAAGATAAATTCGAAAATCTACCAATTGTTCTAGTTTACCAGCCGCAAGATTTGAAAGAAAACGAAGTAGATTATTTACGCAACGAAGGTTTAAGATTGGCCGAAATGTTGCATTGTGATTTCATTGACCACCAGCAGAATCATCAGAAATATGTGtatgacattttaaatattgtaattgattCTTTAAGGGTTACGGAAATGAAATCTCTCGAATCATTTCCTCCCAATCAAACCGATCTACGCATATTAGTTTGTATGTTTTGCGGTGATCAATacgatattgaaaatattataagtCCCTTAACAACTGAATCGACATTTTGCAAAGCAGCTGAACATTCCATTGTAGTTGATGTTTTCATAGGCGACTCTAAGAAACGGGTCGAATTTATAATTTCATCATATCACGGTATAAATCAGTATCGCGATGAATTAATAcatggttttatttttgtatattcagCCAAAAGACGCTCTTCATTGGCCAATTTAAA TGTTTTAGTTTCACAAAACTCCAATATACCATTACAAATTGTGGCTATAACAGAAAGTGGTGGTGCCAATGCATTTTTCAGTAGCGAAATCTGTCAATTTTTAATAACGGAAGGTAACTCATTAGCAGATCGTTACAAAGCTAGTTTTATGACGTTTTCGGCAGATCAATAtgttaaat tcGCTTTCTACAGTCCTTTCTTAAAGAATGCTTGGGATAACAAGTATGAAGTTGAAAATTTACATGTTGAGGAGTCAATTACTTTAGATTCAGGAGAAGGTACACTGGAGAATTCGGTAAATCAGTTGCCGAGACCACCACCACGTCACGAAAGTTACATGCTTTCAAGTACCCTAGGTACAGATGGCTCTGGTAGTGAAAATTACGAAATGCTTCCTACACGTTCTCTAAATTCATTAAATG AAGAAAGAGACATATCGTTAGATGAAATCTATGAAGAAAGCAACGAAAAGCCAAAAATGCTTCATCAAA GATTCCAGATATTTCCTCCTCCAACAACTCCTCCAGAGCCAGCTCCTCCAGATCATCAGCTCATTACATGCTCATATAAGAGCCAATTCGTATCAGCTTCCGAGTCTAGTTTGGAAGAAATAACAT CGGATGTCAGCGGGTCAAAGGATTCATTGGCTACACATGATGCAG aatggTTAGATGATAAAACAGATGTTCGCCgtaatgcaaataaaaattctatttggaATAATTTTGGTGGCTCAACACATGCTTACACAACTGGTCGTAGGCACATAGACtctaatttgaataaaattcgtCCAAAAGGTCCAAGTCAGACCCTAAAG CAACCAggaaagttaaatttaaaaaattttcaactagTTAGTGATGCTGTAGCAAAAATGAATTTTGGCGGTGAAACTTATCTACCCTGCGATGATAAGGATCCTAAACGTTATACACAATTCGATCATTCTCAGTTGGATGGTGATGAAGATGATTCAGAAGAATTAGCTGAATATGAACAAATATATGAAAACGAAG ACTGCACCGAATCGGATAGTTGTGCCAGTTCTACTGAACGTAAGGCGCGACAACAAAATGCTTATTACAAGCAGATAAACAAGAAACCGCCAGCCAACAAGAAGACCAAGAAGAAGAAAGTTGCTATACCTGTTCAGACTCCACGTGTTCCAATGTTTGGCTCATATGTAAGCCCACCGGAAATACCACTTCATTATCAGAGAATGGTTGGCACTGAAAAAA agAAAATTGGTGAACCACCCAGTATTAATGATATTATTAAAACAGATAAATCACCAGAA TATACTATGGTTCCGGAAGCACCGGCACTTTTCGCTTCAGATAACCTAAGCGAATTTAATATGaatgcaaaatgtttaaaagaataTGAAAAGACAGAAAAACGTCGTCTTAAAGAGGAAAGTGCCAGATTACGCAAACAGcaagagaaagaaaaagaacaagaaaagaAGCTTAAACGAAAACTTAAACAGAATTCCAAAGGTTTTCCCGATACAGAATCTCAATTTGATAAACTAATGATCTCGGACAAAGTGGAAattccaatatttttaataaaatgtatagaATACATAGAAAAAGAGGGGCTTGATTCCGAAGGCATTTACAGAGTACCCGGCAGTCGAGCACATGttgatttattatttcaaaaattcgaaGAAG aCACCAATACAGTGATTGAGTTATTAGACATTCCAGTTAATGCAGTTGCTACAGCATTAAAAGACTTTTTCTCCAAGCGATTACCAGCATTGTTTAGCAAGGATATTATAAAGGAGCTAGAAGAAGTTGCtg tttttgttttaggtTCCCGTGGTATTGGTTCTAAAATGAATGTGGAAGTAAAAACCGATCGAAGTTGCCGATTAATGGCTTTAAAGACACTATTAGAAAAGTTGCCACCTgttaattttgcaattttaaaatatattttccagcATTTTGTTCA TGTTTCCGACAATTCCAAATTGAATAGCATGGATAGTAAAAATTTAGCTATATGCTGGTGGCCAACACTTATTCCTATAGATTTCACAGACATGGGTCATTTCGAGCAATTACGTCCCTATTTAGAAGATATTGTGCAAACCATGATCGATCAGTATCCATATCTATTCTGTGGCGAAGATGCCTTCGTAAtggtataa
- the LOC111681444 gene encoding rho GTPase-activating protein 190 isoform X6, whose product MLKTTKMKQFNVSVIGLSGTEKDRGQVGVGKSCLCNRFIRPMADDYFIDHISVLSQSDFSGRIVNNDHFLYWGDVHKTTDEGTEYTFHVIEQTEFMDDSTFQPFKVGKMEPYIKRCTATKVFSAEKLMYICKNQLGIEKEYEQKIMPEGRLVIDGFVVVFDVSPVPNRNIEKQVEFVQNAITLILKNKKPLVLVTTKNDDSSELYIREAEKICQRKEYKGMVQLIETSAHESINTDLAFLVLAQMIEKVKNRIKIIPYHEAARSRKELLESRSEAVTRLIRNQITDYHILWSQGSKMLAQFREWTEFLNIFGHDAGQKLFRRHMKKLRDDHMNKKLHQYLDKFARTLEYMLPDINAISASDDDVWECAKGYIRNHLEFDQYFFECPQASWQELVDMDETEDEHRIPFDILETSEAETVFRNFLNSVQQDKKKIGWKQQFKMLLEESGFVTPGKQLSEVRVLFMGRECFEALSEHDCQQIYDIHQDEIIEKSKQNFVELLLEHAQFFQQFKNVDIITQEDVRQITDVLQDDSRYKILDRLDQERRVILFQHLGFMHCPIRDHCPFYHSCVDNFVEEILADKSGGNLKTLGGGVGGGVNWKNQSTDKTLNLLIVGSEHLASDLLNDIRMCTGSKGEYIYENQTYYLNYRIANGDMEAFKAIDVYSSGLICVYSNQQSFETLKDNLERTLLCNLELEDKFENLPIVLVYQPQDLKENEVDYLRNEGLRLAEMLHCDFIDHQQNHQKYVYDILNIVIDSLRVTEMKSLESFPPNQTDLRILVCMFCGDQYDIENIISPLTTESTFCKAAEHSIVVDVFIGDSKKRVEFIISSYHGINQYRDELIHGFIFVYSAKRRSSLANLNVLVSQNSNIPLQIVAITESGGANAFFSSEICQFLITEGNSLADRYKASFMTFSADQYVKFAFYSPFLKNAWDNKYEVENLHVEESITLDSGEGTLENSVNQLPRPPPRHESYMLSSTLGTDGSGSENYEMLPTRSLNSLNERDISLDEIYEESNEKPKMLHQKWLDDKTDVRRNANKNSIWNNFGGSTHAYTTGRRHIDSNLNKIRPKGPSQTLKQPGKLNLKNFQLVSDAVAKMNFGGETYLPCDDKDPKRYTQFDHSQLDGDEDDSEELAEYEQIYENEDCTESDSCASSTERKARQQNAYYKQINKKPPANKKTKKKKVAIPVQTPRVPMFGSYVSPPEIPLHYQRMVGTEKKKIGEPPSINDIIKTDKSPEYTMVPEAPALFASDNLSEFNMNAKCLKEYEKTEKRRLKEESARLRKQQEKEKEQEKKLKRKLKQNSKGFPDTESQFDKLMISDKVEIPIFLIKCIEYIEKEGLDSEGIYRVPGSRAHVDLLFQKFEEDTNTVIELLDIPVNAVATALKDFFSKRLPALFSKDIIKELEEVAVFVLGSRGIGSKMNVEVKTDRSCRLMALKTLLEKLPPVNFAILKYIFQHFVHVSDNSKLNSMDSKNLAICWWPTLIPIDFTDMGHFEQLRPYLEDIVQTMIDQYPYLFCGEDAFVMV is encoded by the exons ATGTTGAAAACG ACAAAAATGAAGCAGTTTAATGTATCGGTCATCGGCTTGTCCGGGACTGAAAAGGATAGAGGTCAAGTAGGCGTTGGTAAATCATGCTTATGCAATCGATTTATAAGGCCTATGGCTGATGATTATTTCATAGATCACATATCAGTGTTAAGTCAG agTGATTTTAGCGGTAGAATTGTGAATAATGATCATTTTCTCTATTGGGGTGATGTACACAAAACAACCGACGAGGGAACGGAATATACATTTCATGTAATCGAGCAAACAGAGTTTATGGATGACTCTACATTTCAGCCATTCAAAGTTGGCAAAATGGAACCTTATATAAAGAGATGTACAGCGACAAAAGTGTTTTCAGCCGAAAAGCTCATGTACATTTGTAAAAATCAATTGGGCATCGAAAAAgaatatgaacaaaaaataatgccGGAAGGACGTTTGGTTATCgatggttttgttgttgtattcgaCGTGAGCCCTGTGCCAAATAGAAATATTGAGAAGCAAGTAGAGTTTGTTCAAAATGCcattactttaatattaaagaataaGAAGCCCCTGGTACTGGTGACAACAAAAAATGACGATTCAAGTGAATTGTACATAAGAGAAGCCGAAAAGATTTGCCAACGTAAGGAATACAAAGGAATGGTGCAATTGATTGAAACATCCGCACATGAATCCATAAATACTGACTTGGCGTTTTTGGTATTGGCGCAAATGATTGAGAAAGTAAAAAATCGCATCAAAATTATACCATATCATGAGGCTGCCCGATCACGAAAGGAATTGCTAGAAAGCCGCTCAGAAGCCGTGACTCGACTTATACGTAATCAAATTACCGATTATCATATACTTTGGTCACAAGGCTCAAAAATGCTTGCTCAATTTAGAGAGTGGACGGAGTTTCTCAATATTTTTGGTCACGACGCTGGACAGAAGCTATTTAGACGTCATATGAAGAAATTGAGAGACGATCATATGAATAAGAAATTACATCAATATTTGGATAAGTTCGCTCGTACACTCGAATACATGTTGCCGGACATAAATGCCATATCAGCAAGTGATGACGATGTCTGGGAATGTGCCAAGGGTTATATACGAAATCATTTAGAATTTGATCAATATTTCTTCGAATGTCCCCAGGCGTCTTGGCAAGAACTGGTTGATATGGATGAAACAGAAGATGAACATCGTATACCGTTTGATATTTTGGAAACATCTGAAGCCGAGACAGTATTTAGGAACTTTTTAAATTCAGTTCAGcaagataaaaagaaaatcgG CTggaaacaacaatttaaaatgttgttggaGGAATCTGGATTTGTTACACCTGGTAAACAACTGTCAGAAGTACGTGTTCTTTTTATGGGACGCGAATGTTTTGAGGCTTTGTCTGAGCATGACTGCCAGCAAATTTATGATATTCACCAGGATGAAATtatcgaaaaaagtaaacagaACTTTGTGGAACTACTCTTAGAACATGCTCAATTTTTTCagcaatttaaaaatgttgatattaTAACGCAAGAAGACGTAAGGCAAATTACAGATGTGTTACAAGATGACTCGAG ATATAAGATATTAGATCGCTTGGATCAGGAGAGAAGAGTTATTTTGTTTCAGCATCTCGGCTTTATGCATTGTCCCATACGCGACCATTGCCCGTTTTACCATAGTTGTGTTGATAATTTTGTGGAGGAAATACTAGCTGACAAATCAGGTGGAAATCTTAAAACGTTGGGTGGTGGTGTCGGCGGTGGCGTCAACTGGAAGAATCAAAGTACTGATAAAACCCTTAATTTGCTCATTGTGGGCTCTGAACACTTAGCCAGTGATTTGCTCAATGATATACGCATGTGTACAGGCTCTAAGGGTGAATACATCTATGAAAATCAGACTTATTATCTTAACTATCGCATTGCTAATGGCGATATGGAAGCCTTTAAGGCCATAGATGTTTATTCAAGTG GACTAATTTGTGTTTATTCAAATCAACAGTCATTCGAAACACTTAAGGATAATTTAGAACGAACATTGCTTTGTAATTTAGAGTTGGAAGATAAATTCGAAAATCTACCAATTGTTCTAGTTTACCAGCCGCAAGATTTGAAAGAAAACGAAGTAGATTATTTACGCAACGAAGGTTTAAGATTGGCCGAAATGTTGCATTGTGATTTCATTGACCACCAGCAGAATCATCAGAAATATGTGtatgacattttaaatattgtaattgattCTTTAAGGGTTACGGAAATGAAATCTCTCGAATCATTTCCTCCCAATCAAACCGATCTACGCATATTAGTTTGTATGTTTTGCGGTGATCAATacgatattgaaaatattataagtCCCTTAACAACTGAATCGACATTTTGCAAAGCAGCTGAACATTCCATTGTAGTTGATGTTTTCATAGGCGACTCTAAGAAACGGGTCGAATTTATAATTTCATCATATCACGGTATAAATCAGTATCGCGATGAATTAATAcatggttttatttttgtatattcagCCAAAAGACGCTCTTCATTGGCCAATTTAAA TGTTTTAGTTTCACAAAACTCCAATATACCATTACAAATTGTGGCTATAACAGAAAGTGGTGGTGCCAATGCATTTTTCAGTAGCGAAATCTGTCAATTTTTAATAACGGAAGGTAACTCATTAGCAGATCGTTACAAAGCTAGTTTTATGACGTTTTCGGCAGATCAATAtgttaaat tcGCTTTCTACAGTCCTTTCTTAAAGAATGCTTGGGATAACAAGTATGAAGTTGAAAATTTACATGTTGAGGAGTCAATTACTTTAGATTCAGGAGAAGGTACACTGGAGAATTCGGTAAATCAGTTGCCGAGACCACCACCACGTCACGAAAGTTACATGCTTTCAAGTACCCTAGGTACAGATGGCTCTGGTAGTGAAAATTACGAAATGCTTCCTACACGTTCTCTAAATTCATTAAATG AAAGAGACATATCGTTAGATGAAATCTATGAAGAAAGCAACGAAAAGCCAAAAATGCTTCATCAAA aatggTTAGATGATAAAACAGATGTTCGCCgtaatgcaaataaaaattctatttggaATAATTTTGGTGGCTCAACACATGCTTACACAACTGGTCGTAGGCACATAGACtctaatttgaataaaattcgtCCAAAAGGTCCAAGTCAGACCCTAAAG CAACCAggaaagttaaatttaaaaaattttcaactagTTAGTGATGCTGTAGCAAAAATGAATTTTGGCGGTGAAACTTATCTACCCTGCGATGATAAGGATCCTAAACGTTATACACAATTCGATCATTCTCAGTTGGATGGTGATGAAGATGATTCAGAAGAATTAGCTGAATATGAACAAATATATGAAAACGAAG ACTGCACCGAATCGGATAGTTGTGCCAGTTCTACTGAACGTAAGGCGCGACAACAAAATGCTTATTACAAGCAGATAAACAAGAAACCGCCAGCCAACAAGAAGACCAAGAAGAAGAAAGTTGCTATACCTGTTCAGACTCCACGTGTTCCAATGTTTGGCTCATATGTAAGCCCACCGGAAATACCACTTCATTATCAGAGAATGGTTGGCACTGAAAAAA agAAAATTGGTGAACCACCCAGTATTAATGATATTATTAAAACAGATAAATCACCAGAA TATACTATGGTTCCGGAAGCACCGGCACTTTTCGCTTCAGATAACCTAAGCGAATTTAATATGaatgcaaaatgtttaaaagaataTGAAAAGACAGAAAAACGTCGTCTTAAAGAGGAAAGTGCCAGATTACGCAAACAGcaagagaaagaaaaagaacaagaaaagaAGCTTAAACGAAAACTTAAACAGAATTCCAAAGGTTTTCCCGATACAGAATCTCAATTTGATAAACTAATGATCTCGGACAAAGTGGAAattccaatatttttaataaaatgtatagaATACATAGAAAAAGAGGGGCTTGATTCCGAAGGCATTTACAGAGTACCCGGCAGTCGAGCACATGttgatttattatttcaaaaattcgaaGAAG aCACCAATACAGTGATTGAGTTATTAGACATTCCAGTTAATGCAGTTGCTACAGCATTAAAAGACTTTTTCTCCAAGCGATTACCAGCATTGTTTAGCAAGGATATTATAAAGGAGCTAGAAGAAGTTGCtg tttttgttttaggtTCCCGTGGTATTGGTTCTAAAATGAATGTGGAAGTAAAAACCGATCGAAGTTGCCGATTAATGGCTTTAAAGACACTATTAGAAAAGTTGCCACCTgttaattttgcaattttaaaatatattttccagcATTTTGTTCA TGTTTCCGACAATTCCAAATTGAATAGCATGGATAGTAAAAATTTAGCTATATGCTGGTGGCCAACACTTATTCCTATAGATTTCACAGACATGGGTCATTTCGAGCAATTACGTCCCTATTTAGAAGATATTGTGCAAACCATGATCGATCAGTATCCATATCTATTCTGTGGCGAAGATGCCTTCGTAAtggtataa